ATATGGGTGGGCGAGTTCGGCACCGGCAATGCCGATAGCGATCTGCTGTCGACGGGCGCGGGATCGCAGGGACAGTGGTTCACCGCGATGATCAACTTCATCCAGAGCAGCTATGCCGTCACGCCCGCCAACGATTCGGGCGTTCCGGTGCAGGCGTTGAACTGGACCTACTGGGCGCTGAACGACGAAGACAGCTACGCGCTGCTCGGCGCGAGCTACACCGGCCTGGAAAATCCCAAGAAAGAGTACTCGTTCCTGTGCTTTATCCAGCGCGGGCCGCTGGCGATTCCACCGGGCAGCGGCGCCGGTCAGTGCGGCTCGACCGGCCCGCTGCCTGCGCCGTAAGAACACGGGCAGCACGGCGCATCGTCAGGGGAGGGGCCGGGGGAACAAGGGAACAAGGAAACAAGGGAACAAGGTTTCAGCCGTTGTTCTTTTGTTCCTTTGTTCTTTTGTTCTTTCGCCAACATCCCGGCCTTTCGGCGCGCTAGGACTTCTGCGCAATCGTGTGGAGCCGCGCGGATCGTCCACTGCGCAGCAGCCCCTCGACGCTATAGATCGCCAGCGCCAGCCAGATCAGGCAGAAGCCGATCAGCCGATCGCCGCTGAGCGACTCGCCGTAGATCAGCACGCCGATCAGGAGTTGCATCGTCGGCGCGATATATTGCAGAATACCCGTCAGGGTCAGCGTAATGCGCCGCGCGCCTGAGGCAAACAGCAGCAGCGGCAGCGCCGTCGCGACACCCGAAGCGACCAGCAGCAGGCTCGTCGTGAGATCGGTATGAGCGAACGCGCCGCGTCCGGCCCACTCAAGATAGATCAGATAGGCCAGCGCGGGCGGAAAGAGCAGCAGCGTCTCCAGGGTCAGGCCCTCAAGCGAGTTGAGCGACGCGGTTTTTCGCAGCAGACCATAGATTCCGAACGAGCCGGCCAGCGTCAGCGCGATCCACGGCAGCGCGCCGTACTGCACCGTCAGATAGAGCACGCCGCTGACCGCGACCGCAATCGCCACAGCCTGCCAGCGACGCAGCCGCTCCTTCAAAAAGAGCGTGCCCAGCAGCACGTTGACCAGCGGATTGATGAAGTAGCCCAGGCTCGTCTCGACGATGTATCCAGCGTTAACGGCCCAGATATAGATAAACCAGTTGAGCGAGAGCAGCACCGCAGTTGTGGTAAAGGCCAGCAGCACGCTAGCATTCTGGAAGACCACGCCCAGCCAGGCCCAGTGGCCTTGAACGGCCAGCAGCGCCAGCACAAAGACCAGCGACCAGACCATTCGATGCGCTAGAATTTCGAGCGCAGGCACGTGGTGCAGCGCCTTCCAAAAGATCGGGAGCAGACCCCATAGGATATACGCGCCCGCAGCGTAGAGCACACCCTTATTCATCGTCTCATGTCCTTCCGTTGTCGGAAACGCCTCACGCGCTCCTATCAATCGCTGCTGGCGGAATATGCGGCACAATGGTACCCTTTGGCGGATACATCATGTCGCAAAGATTGTTACACTGTTTGTGGACAGGCCCCGCATGCGCTGCGCCGTAGTGTACCAGGGAATGCGGCAGCCACACCACCGCCAAGGCGAGACGCCGCGAGTTTGTTGGTCTTAAGTCCAATCCATGGCCGGCGCATCCGGCAGCTATAGGCTGCTGATAGCAGGCGCAACCAGTATCGGCGCGCAGCAGCGTCGATTGTGCCACGACAAGGAGTAAATCGATGACCGATCTGACCACCGCTCTTGAAACACGCTTGCTGCGCTACGTACAGGTAGATACGCAGAGCAACGAAGCTTCAAGCACGGTGCCGAGCACACGCGGACAGCTAGAGCTGCTGAAACAGCTTCAGCAAGAGTTGGAGACGCTGGGCGCGCAGGATGTCCGCTGCAACGACCAGGGCTTTGTGATCGCGACGGTTCCGGCGACCGTCGATGCAGAGGGCCTATCCACGATCGCCTTCTTTGCGCATGTGGACACCGCACCGGCCTTCCATGCTACAGGCGTCAAGCCGCTGGTCCACCGCAGCTACGACGGCAAGCCGATCGTGCTGCCCGACGATCCGACGCAGGTGCTCTCTCCGGAGGTCAACCCGTACCTGGGCGAGAAGATCGGCGACGACATCATCACCGCCAGCGGCACCACGCTGCTCGGCGCCGACGATAAGGCCGGTGTCGCGATCATCATGACGCTGGTGGAGTATCTGCTGGCACATCCCGATATTCCGCATGGCGAGATCCGCGTGTGCTTCACGCCCGACGAAGAGATCGGCACCGGCATCAACCATCTTGACGTGGCCGCGCTGGCTGCCGATTTCGGCTACACGCTCGACGGCGGCGAGGTTGGCAAGCTGGTCTATGAGACGTTCTCCGCCGACAAAGCCGTTGTGACGATCACCGGCGTCTCGACGCATACCGGCACGGCGTTCGGGTCGATGGTCAACGCGCTGCCGCTCGCCGCGAAGATTATCGGCATGCTGCCGCAGCACACGCGCACGCCCGAAACGACCCAGGGACGCGACGGCTTTATCCACGTGTACAATATCGACGGCGGCGCGGCGGCGGCGACCGTTTCGTTCCTGATCCGCGATTTCGAGATCGAGGGCCTCAACAGCCACGGCGATCTGATCCGCTCGGTCTGCGCGGCGGTCCAGGCGACGGAGCCACGCGCCACGATCACCTGCACGATCACGCCGCAGTACCGCAACATGCGCTACTGGCTGGAGCATGATATGCGCGCGGTCGATGTCGCGGTGCGCGCAATGCGCGCGGCGGGCATCGAGCCGATCTTCGAGCCGACGCGCGGCGGCACCGATGGCTCGAAGCTGACCGAGCGCGGCCTGCCCACGCCGAATCTGTTCACCGGCATGCAGGATATTCACGGCCCGCTGGAGTGGATCAGCGTGCAGGATATGGAGAAGGCGCTCAAGGTCTGTGTCGAGCTGGTACGTACGGCGGCAGCCTGAGCCCATGCGGTGGCCTTATCGCTCTTACCCGGCATGATCCTGCAACAGCGAGCCTTATGGATGCATTGATCTTCAACTCGGTCGAGCAGATGACCAGCGTGGTCGGACTCCGCGCGATCATCGGAGAGGCGGTGACGGTCGTCAAGCGCTCCCCGCTGCCGGTCGCGCATCATTCGGGTAATACGCTGGAGCGGGTGATCGCGCGCAGGCGCGGGATGGAGCGGCGCTTTGTGCTCAAGCGCTTCTCGATCGAGCGCGACTGGATCATGCGCCTGACGCACGATGATGCCGTGCGCGAGTTGGCGCTCTTTCGGCACGGCATCTACACGCGCCTGCCAGATACATGCTACGTGCCGATCATCGCGGCGGCGCGGGATGGCTCGTCGTGGGCCAGCCTTATGGCGGATGTGACGGATGGCCTCGCGCCAGCGGATGACGCGCCGATCGCCGCCGCCGATCTCCGGC
Above is a window of Herpetosiphonaceae bacterium DNA encoding:
- the rarD gene encoding EamA family transporter RarD, producing MNKGVLYAAGAYILWGLLPIFWKALHHVPALEILAHRMVWSLVFVLALLAVQGHWAWLGVVFQNASVLLAFTTTAVLLSLNWFIYIWAVNAGYIVETSLGYFINPLVNVLLGTLFLKERLRRWQAVAIAVAVSGVLYLTVQYGALPWIALTLAGSFGIYGLLRKTASLNSLEGLTLETLLLFPPALAYLIYLEWAGRGAFAHTDLTTSLLLVASGVATALPLLLFASGARRITLTLTGILQYIAPTMQLLIGVLIYGESLSGDRLIGFCLIWLALAIYSVEGLLRSGRSARLHTIAQKS
- the pepT gene encoding peptidase T, with protein sequence MTDLTTALETRLLRYVQVDTQSNEASSTVPSTRGQLELLKQLQQELETLGAQDVRCNDQGFVIATVPATVDAEGLSTIAFFAHVDTAPAFHATGVKPLVHRSYDGKPIVLPDDPTQVLSPEVNPYLGEKIGDDIITASGTTLLGADDKAGVAIIMTLVEYLLAHPDIPHGEIRVCFTPDEEIGTGINHLDVAALAADFGYTLDGGEVGKLVYETFSADKAVVTITGVSTHTGTAFGSMVNALPLAAKIIGMLPQHTRTPETTQGRDGFIHVYNIDGGAAAATVSFLIRDFEIEGLNSHGDLIRSVCAAVQATEPRATITCTITPQYRNMRYWLEHDMRAVDVAVRAMRAAGIEPIFEPTRGGTDGSKLTERGLPTPNLFTGMQDIHGPLEWISVQDMEKALKVCVELVRTAAA